The Camelina sativa cultivar DH55 chromosome 16, Cs, whole genome shotgun sequence sequence GACACCTTTGCATACCAGAGAGGATTTATCTTTCGTAAATCCCCCAGGTTCTCAGAGAGTTTTCTCCTCCATGTCTTTCGTCAATCCCCCAGGATCTCAGAGAGTTTTCCCGTTCAATAACGAGATGCGCTTTATGCCTTCATCTGAAAACACAGGAAGAGAGAGTTTGAAGCAAACGTGTGGTGCTCCTTTCACTGACAACAGGTCTCTAGTTATTAATAACAGCAATGCCTTCACATTGAGAAGCAGCTTTGTTCATGAGCATAGATCTCCTATCAGTTCCTATTTAAAACCAGACATGGGATCCTCTCGACCAGCCTGGACAGGATCATTGTCCAGTTCTGTAGCTTCTGTTCCTATGAATGAGGGTGCTTCTACCGTGGGGAATTTTGAAAAGGGGAATAATATATGTGGATCTCGATCACTTCCAACGCTTCAAGAGAGTCAGGCAGCTGTTTCTTCTGAGAAAGGTGCAGCATCCAACACAACTAGCAGTAAAAAGAAAGGTTCTTCAGATGATTGGGAACCTTCTGAACCCTTTAAAGCATCGTTTACAATTCCACCTTATATACTTCCCTCGTCTGATGCCCTCTACAATCCTTTCACGGATATAGAGAATCTAGGAGACAGATCTCGTAATGCTTCATTGTCAAGTAAAGGAGAACAGGCACGGAAAAATTCTCGCCAGCAGAAAGATGGTGATTCTGGTAGTGGTACCCAAGCACGGGAATGCAAGAATGATGATAAAAGCAGTTCATGCAGTCAAAATCAACACCAAGAAAGTGTGGCGAGAAGGAGTTTGGAACCACATGGAGTAGTGGAAGGGGTGGCTACTTCAGTGGTTGATCAAAATGACACAACAACACCTAGTAAAGAGATTTCTTCGGCGNTCAGACAGCAACGAAGGTGTTAGAGTTTCCCAGTTAATCGGAAACGGCGTGACACCTTTGCATACCAGAGAGGATTTATCTTTCGTAAATCCCCCAGGTTCTCAGAGAGTTTTCTCCTCCATGTCTTTCGTCAATCCCCCAGGATCTCAGAGAGTTTTCCCGTTCAATAACGAGATGCGCTTTATGCCTTCATCTGAAAACACAGGAAGAGAGAGTTTGAAGCAAACGTGTGGTGCTCCTTTCACTGACAACAGGTCTCTAGTTATTAATAACAGCAATGCCTTCACATTGAGAAGCAGCTTTGTTCATGAGCATAGATCTCCTATCAGTTCCTATTTAAAACCAGACATGGGATCCTCTCGACCAGCCTGGACAGGATCATTGTCCAGTTCTGTAGCTTCTGTTCCTATGAATGAGGGTGCTTCTACCGTGGGGAATTTTGAAAAGGGGAATAATATATGTGGATCTCGATCACTTCCAACGCTTCAAGAGAGTCAGGCAGCTGTTTCTTCTGAGAAAGGTGCAGCATCCAACACAACTAGCAGTAAAAAGAAAGGTTCTTCAGATGATTGGGAACCTTCTGAACCCTTTAAAGCATCGTTTACAATTCCACCTTATATACTTCCCTCGTCTGATGCCCTCTACAATCCTTTCACGGATATAGAGAATCTAGGAGACAGATCTCGTAATGCTTCATTGTCAAGTAAAGGAGAACAGGCACGGAAAAATTCTCGCCAGCAGAAAGATGGTGATTCTGGTAGTGGTACCCAAGCACGGGAATGCAAGAATGATGATAAAAGCAGTTCATGCAGTCAAAATCAACACCAAGAAAGTGTGGCGAGAAGGAGTTTGGAACCACATGGAGTAGTGGAAGGGGTGGCTACTTCAGTGGTTGATCAAAATGACACAACAACACCTAGTAAAGAGATTTCTTCGGCGGCAGCTGCAGAGAATAGAGTTGTTTTGAAAAGGAGCAAACCTGCAGGGCATGATGCTTGGCATAGAAGTGATGGGTCTTCATATAAAAAGACATTGAAATCAGATGAGATAGATGGTGAAGTGAGGTCAGATGCAGAGATAAAAGTAATGAGACAATTCCGAACTGCAGTTGTGGAAACCGTTAAAGAAATGTTGAAACCGTTGTGGCGTGAAGGTCGTCTTACCAAAGATGTGCATAACATGATAGTTAAAAAAGCTGCGGAAAAGGTCGTAAGCGCCGCAGTCCAGTTTCATCAGGTGCCAACTGACACCGGATCAGTTGATCAGTATCTTGGTTTGTCTGCAACCAAAATTGTGAAGCTTGTCGAGGTGAGTTTCTTAGACCGAAATTAAACATAAATGACCAGGGGTAAGCATTGTTGCCTGATAATCTGAAAACTTCCTCTATTCATTTGCAGGGGTACGTTGAAAAGTACGGTAAACCCTGAGTTATCAAACCAAATGCCACTTTGGTGGCAATGGCAATGAGCTCGAATGGACGAGATTCTTGTAAATTATGTCATCCTTTCTTTTTCCTCAATTATGATTTAGTACGTAGCACCTAAATTCTTTTGGATCTCCATTTTCTATCCTTTACAAATAATGGAACAAGGTTGGAAGTGGAGCTTGGTGGAGGATATGTGTATGTATACAATTGTAAAACTCTTCAAAGCTTAAATTagactttaaaaagtttttcacCCTTACAAAGATCATTTATACATATAGAGGTGGTTGCTTTGGAAGCAGATGGAGGGGAAAACAGGGAGAGACCGAATAATGAATGTTTGAAGGTATGTTCTCGATCATCTTgactttgtttaattgtttgcatACAAAACCAACCAGGTTCATTAGTGATTAGTTTTTCTAACATGTTAACCTCAAAACAACACCATGTACAAACTTCAAAATAAGCCTAGCTTATCCAACTAAGGAGATAGGGTAAGTACGGTCCTGTTCGTTTGTGTGTCGCTGGTTTCAGCGACAACGACCAGTGACACTAGTTGTTGTTCGTTTTCATGTCTCTGAATTCTGTCGCTAAATCAGCGACTGTCGCAATATTGTTCGTTTTCTTGTCGCATAATACTGTCGCTAAAATTTGTCGCTATATCGTTCGTTTGGCTGTCGCTAGAgactgtgattttttttttaaaagttttttacctttaaatgtataataaatatgaaaattaaggaaataagTTGTAATTAATAAATTCTAATACCAATAATTACATAACTATTattctcataaaaaaataaaatttcacacTAAAATTTTTTAGTAAGGCAATTGACGTCCACTACCAATATGACCGGTGATAGTATTACGCAACTCTTCTATTGCTCTGTCTCTAGTAGGTTCATATGGAGTGTATCCAccatgacgatgatgatgatgatgatcatcatcatcttcatcatcaccatcttcattgCCATGAATATGATATTCTTCTGTTTTTTGCCAACGTATAAAATCATTATCCTCTCGATGTGATTCACGTATGAAGTTGTGTAGTGCCATGGTTGCTGTCACAATCTTGATCCTTGTGGGATATCCAGAGTCAACCAAATAATACTTCTCATTTGGCCGGTGTGGAAACGAAACTTCATTCTTCGCACAATAAGTTAACACTTTTGTATCGTGTGCTCTACCTGGTACTTCAACATATGCATATATGAACTTCATATCGAAGTTACATATAGCAAGGATATTCATAGTTGGTTCCAATTTTCTTCCTCTGTAAGCTTCTGCATTTGTACTTGGAGGACGAACTGGGATGTGTGTTCCATCAAGTGCTCCAATGCAATCCTTAAAATATGGCCAATATCGATCATCATTTCTCAGAACTGAGCTTACCCTTGTGAATTCTCCTTCTCCCTGTTTTATCGTATATGCTGCAAACTTCATAATAACGCTTAAAACTTCATCAAGTTTCCTCTTCACTGTATCCAATGATCTTTGATACCTTACAACAATCTCTCTCACGGTTTTATCCTGACCAACCATCTCAAGAAACATAGCAACTGCTTCTTCAGTGTGAACATTGCAACCTCTATCTTTGTTCTCTTCTAAACCATATCTCGTAGTAAGCATCCTGCATAATGCTTCAAACGTTCTTTGATTCATCCGTAGAATATCGTAGCATTGTTGGTCTGATCCATGCATTAGTAGCTGAACATGACGCCATCCTCCTCCTCTATCTGTTCTATGAATCAACCTCTATCTTTGTTCTCTTCTCAACTAATTCATTCTTACGAGTAAGAATCaagtttcttgaagaagaagtctctATAGCTATGTCAACCTCCTTCCGCTTTCTCTTTGATCCAAAACTTCCTGCTCTAAACTGTGTTCCTACCACTGGTGGTGCCATACTTGTATCAATTGAATCTGCTTCATCACCATTTTCAGCATCCACTCTAGAATCTAAACTTGTTTCTCCTTGTTGGGCGCTCCATCCCTCTGCTCCAGTAACAATAACTGAACAAAACGCCTCTCTAAAAACATCCATATTGGGCAGGAGTTTGTTCTTATACTTTACAGCATCAGGCCATTCCTAtataaagagaaacagagagataagTTAGCTTAATTCACTTAAATATGTGGAGACTAGCGAGACATAAATGAAACAATGATACATGTGAAtagtgaagaaagaaagagagagtgaagtTACCTTAATTCGTTCATTCCACCAATCATCAACCATGTCTATTCTTCCAAAAGCATCAAAGGTGAGTCCAGTTCTGTTATGGAGCAAGATCTTATACCTATTGTATGATCTTCTACACACATCATACTTGTTTTTAAACCTAATCCATGGAAATTTCTTTTGGAATTTCTCTTCAAACTTCTTTGTGACAGAATCCTTTCCAATCTGATTCAATCATGTCTTCGTTGTGTTCCCCATTCTTTTCTCAGTAGTATATAGTTGAAGAAAGTACCGACATTCCTCATCCGACCAACTCTATATTCAATCAAAACCAACCAAATTCAAACTTACATTtctataaaaacagaaaaaaatataacttacatCATCATTGTTCATCTTGACAGCCTTGGAATACAGCAACAGATCAAATCACAGGCTGCATAAACACAATAAGAATGATTCAGAATTATGTGTTTTCTGAAGTAAAAGCAATGTAATGTCATCAAAGAAACGAATCAACTTTACTTTCAAAATCAATCTCTATCGATCTAaagcaagagagaaaaaaactagtgagaagagaagaagaagttgaagtaCTAAACACATTTAACAAGACATTAGTTTCACAAAACAACACAGGTTCCGAAACCACACATCAAAAATGAACGAAATGGACTAACCATGAGAACTATAatcccaaacaaacaaattataaataatgcAAGATGATCGTAGAGCTCTTCCAACGAATGTGTACtcattataaaacatataagaccgaattacaaataaaaatctgATTCAAGTAAGAATCATAACTAGTTTCAGCAAAGTTCAATGAATCATAAGCCTCATcagaaattaataaatcaaacaCACAGTTTCagtaaagaaaactaaaacccaATTCCCAGATCTTAGTAACAGTTCAAACCCTCTAATATTTAGATCTCAAAATCGAATTGGAGCTTTTACGAAATGATAAGTTTAAGCTTACAAAAGCTAGAAGCTttcaaatcatttttgtttggaatcgacaaagaggagaagaatcgaaaaagagaagagaagtaaGAGAGATTTATGAATCACCTGAGCTAAAGCTTGAAGTTGGTTCTTTGCGACTTCAATGTCCGACGAGACTAAGAGAAGATGAAATGAGAAGAGATGTAATTTGGGATTTTAGAGTTAAATGTTTCTTTATGATTTCACAAATATAACGAAggtattttagtaattatattagtttttaaaaagttgtcgCCATGTTTTTGAATCCAGTCGCTATAAAAATCAGCGATTTGAAATTTCGATCGCTGATCGCTGACGACAGTCAGCAATCAGTCGCTAAACCAGcaacaaacaaaagaacaactTTTAGTTGCTGTCGTTGGTTTCTGTTGCCAACGACAGAAAAACATCAGACCTTACATCATAACTATGTTACAGCTTCCACGCGTCCCTCTATAATACTTTTCCACgaaatatgttttgttgttattttgttcCTATAATACTTTATATTACTTTTCCACGAAAGCCTTTTGATACTTTGATTCACAAAGGTCCCACTACTTTCATGACTCTTCGTCCTTATCCATATCTCGATCCGACGATCGCTATCCATCCGGCATTTTATATTTCCCACTCTCCTCCCTCACTGCTCACTCTTCTGATTATTATGGTTTGATCTACTTAATGTATTAAATTTAAGGTTGAATACGTGTTATGatgatatacatataaaattggCTTATCCGCATTCTAATTTGCAAAGATATTGTGTATTACAAATGttgtaaaataacataaaaattacatgacattataaacaacaaactttttttacaaatatataatgttatttatatatgacaGGAAAATAATATTTGGCTATAAAAGTATTTTCAGAAGTTTTTAACGAAAATTCTGTTTTGTGCTCATATTTAAACTtcagttgttattttttttcaactaataATTATCAATTGTTTCTTGTCTAAACTATTTCTCTAGATATTTTTACGGGTCGaataaaataagagagagatagacgacaaaaaaaaagaaaaagatattttcAGAAATAGTTTTACAAATGGGTCTATAAAATAGATGAAGGAAGCCTCAAGTAAGTACTTCACACTTGATACCATTCTCTCCAAGactaaccaaaacaaagaaaatcagaaAGGGAAGATAAATAAGAGATGTGGGATGAAACTTTTGCCGGACCTAAGCCCGAGCATGGCCTTGGCCGCCTCCGCAAGAAGATCACCGCCCAACCCCTTGACATCAAAAGTATTTGTTTATATAACCTTAAGTCCATCATGAACTtgcatatatagatatttatataGATGTTTGTATGATCTCTTATTTATGTTATGATTTATTGGAAGGTGTAGGAGAAGGGAGCAGTAGCAAAACTGTGTTGGCGGTTGCGGGGAGTCCTGGAACTCCGACGACGCCAGGATCGGCACGTAAGGAGAACGTGTGGAGAAGTGTGTTTCATCCAGGGAGTAACATAGCCACAAGAGGAATGGGCACAGACCTCTTCGACAAGCCTTCTCACCCAAACTCTCCCACAGTCTACGACTGGTACGTACTAAAACATTTGATATGAATATTGTGATCGGACGGTTCAGATCAGATCTAAGATGTTTTGAACGTTGTTGTGATCCGTAGGTTGTACAGCGACGATACTAGGAGCCAGCACCGTTAAGCCGAGAGGATAGAGTGACATGCTGCTGGTGAATTAGATCATCCTACTGGTGAATTAGAGATATCATGTCTTGCTTCCGCCACGTGTTTTGTTTGCTGTTTCGTCTACTTTGGTTGTATTCgcaactttttattatttcttgtcGTTTGTGGTTGTTAGTGAAGATTGACCGTTCGATCTCTCCATCTGGCTTGGTTTTGACGGTGGTGATACGTCCGGTTGTCTCTTGTAATGTTTCTACTGTTCGGTAATATAAAGCTTCTAAATGATTTAGCTAAAGATAGAATTTAACTTAACTAAGGttaacataatttaatttaacttaaCTATGGTTAACAACTTAACATAATGGAAATTTTGAACTTAACCGTGGTTGATCTCATCTCAATTAAAAGAATATCAAAAACTTAAACGTAACCATGGTAGATAAATTATGTGTCAACTGTCAAGTGTCAACAAACAATTATGATAGTGATTTAGTTAAGGTTTAACTTAACTATGGTTGATCTCACTATCATGAACAAATAGCAAATGCTTGTCACCATGGTTAGATGAATTTTTTGCGTCTCAACAAACAATTACTGTATTTGAATGTagtttcactatatatatatttctaaagtCTTTGGAAGTAGTTTCCTAGTTGGGTACAGTTATAACAAGGTGGGGATTAATATCGGTGGCGATACGTCCTCTTGTAATGTTTATACTGTTCATAATTTACAACTATTAGCTTTCTATATGAGTTAAGAGTTTTAACTTATGGTTAGCATAATATAACTTAACCGTGGTTGATCTCTCATCATatcaataaataacaaaaaaaaagagttaaccATGGTGAGATGTATTATTTGTGTCAACAAGCAATCATGATAGTGATTTAGTTAAAAGTTTAACTTGACTACATGTTGatctcatatcatcatcatgtatAAACCATGGTTAAATGAATTCTTGtgtcaacaaacaacaatatgaTGGTGATTTACATAAAAGTACATATAAACTAGGTCGGgatataatttttagatttgaaaGTTGCTTATAGGTTTATTATAGTACTATAGAAGAAAATCAGAAATAGTTCCCTCCCAATGACTTGTACTGATGATCTTTTTAACCTTTTCAATCCCATCCCCAAACATTTCTATGCAACCTTATCCCATAATTTTTGTCTAAGTTTAACCTGGAAACTTTGGTAAAAATCATTTTcgttataaataataaataagtgaaaaaaaaatttactacgCAAAAGGTAAATTTTGTAGCAGTCTCTCAAATTTAACTCTGCACTGCGAGCAAATGTTAGAAATTAACCAAAATtgttgaaagaagagaaaaaacaaataattgtgaAGTGCTCGGTGGCGTGGTGGGAGAatgggagagaagaagacgacgacgaagagcggagagggattagggttttacAAGGAATATGTCGCCGGAATGAATGCTGGTCTCGCCACTGTCGCCGTCGGCCACCCTTTCGACACCGTCAAGGTTACTAACTCAATTTTCCAATCCCCAATTTTTCAGTTTTGTGTGTCTTTATTACCAATTGGGTATCATATGTGTTTCATTCTCCAATTCCGACAAGATTAGGCTTCAGACTCCCAATTCCATATTCAGGCTGCTGAATTCTAAATCATGTGGTTTGCTCTAATTTGCTGATGCATTGGTGTGACAAAGTGTTGTAACATTGGAGTATTCGATATAGACTTATTTATAGGTTTTGTTGCTTATGAGCTTTTGGTATCACTCATGTTAGGAGGTAATGGTTGATTCTTTGaggttttgtaatttgttatcTTTTTGTCCGATCAGGTGAAACTTCAGAAACATAATACAGAGGTGCAAGGGATCAGATACAAAAACGGACTGCATTGTGCTTCTAGAATCCTGCAATCTGAAGGAGTATATTTCTCTGCATTCTTGTTGTTATGTCTCCTTAGTAGACTCTAGCATCTTTGCAAAACCATTTTTGGTTCTTGAAAGTCTAGATTTTTTCAGTGTCAATGGATACTTACTAGATGTCCAACATCACCTGGTTGGCTagatacaagttttttttttttttttttttNNNNNNNNNNNNNNNNNNNNNNNNNNNNNNNNNNNNNNNNNNNNNNNNNNNNNNNNNNNNNNNNNNNNNNNNNNNNNNNNNNNNNNNNNNNNNNNNNNNNNNNNNNNNNNNNNNNNNNNNNNNNNNNNNNNNNNNNNNNNNNNNNNNNNNNNNNNNNNNNNNNNNNNNNNNNNNNNNNNNNNNNNNNNNNNNNNNNNNNNNNNNNNNNNNNNNNNNNNNNNNNNNNNNNNNNNNNNNNNNNNNNNNNNNNNNNNNNNNNNNNNNNNNNNNNNNNNNNNNNNNNNNNNNNNNNNNNNNNNNNNNNNNNNNNNNNNNNNNNNNNNNNNNNNtttttttttttttttttttgctgactTGAAATCTTTATTTAGGTCAAAGGACTTTATAGGGGAGCAACATCGTCGTTTTTGGGAATGGCCTTTGAAAGTTCATTAATGTTTGGTATATACTCCCAGGCAAAGCTGTTCTTGCGGGTAACATTTTTAGGCCAATTGATCTTTCACTGCCTTTCAGATATATGTATCTCTtacaaatttcatgttttattgTAAAGGGAACTTTGCCAGATGATGGGCCACGGCCAGAGATAATTGTTCCGTCTGCTATGTTTGGTGGAGCTATTATTAGTTTTGTATTATGTCCAACAGAGCTGGTTAAGGTGAAATTTCCAAAGCACCATTTCTTTTTCCCAAGTTATTACCTTTGATGAGGTTTCCATGGAGTTTTTGGACATTCACTGTTTTCTTCAGTGTAGAATGCAGATCCAAGGAACGGATTCTTTGGTTCCTAACTTCCGTAGATACAACAGTCCTCTTGATTGTGCTGTTCAGACCGTCAAAAATGAAGGGGTGAGAAACTCTCGTTACTAAAATTTTCTACTTAGAATCGAACATTAGGTTGATGGGGATATCATTCAGGTAACAGGTATTTTTCGTGGTGGTTCGGCAACATTGTTAAGAGAATGTACTGGAAATGCTGTCTTTTTTACTGTCTATGAGTACTTACGGTATCATATCCACTCGAGATTGGAGGATTCGAAGCTGAAAGATGGTTACTTGGTTGACATGGGGATAGGAGTTTTCACTGGTGGCCTTGGAGGAATAGCTGTAAGAATAATCTATATAGTGTGTTTCATGAATTCAATCGAGATTGTCATGATAAATGTTGCTATATAGTATATGAATATTACTTCTGTTTCTATGATGCAGTGCTGGTCAGCTGTTTTGCCCTTTGATGTAGCAAAAACAATTATCCAGACCTCTCCAGACAAAGCTACCGAGAGAAATCCTTTTAAAGTGTTGAGCTCGGTCGGCCAGCCATCTTTTCCCTCTATGAATCTAAATAGATATAGAGTATATGAAATATTGTATTTGACATTAAATCATCTCTGCAGATTCACAAGAGGGCTGGACTCAAGGGATGCTATGCAGGTCTGGGTCCAACCATTGTGAGAGCATTCCCTGCTAATGCTGCAGCAATCGTTGCTTGGGAGTTCTCAATGAAAATGTTGGGAATCAAACGTGACTAGAAGTAGTCCTCCAATCTAATTCGATTTATAGATGTCAGTCAGATTTTGATGATCTTTCTTGTAAGAGAATTACAGATATCAAGAATCAAAAGTGTCTCTcaaattattctttttgatAGTTTTTAGCTCTCTCTCCTCATATGTTGATTGCAAAACATATACAGATTCCTGGTCTAGTATAAGATCTTGCCTTGTAATAACATTTCCTAAGTTTACACAGTCTTACACATATTTCTTCAAGCATTTTACTTAGTCTCAATGCATTTATTTAATATGTCGTAGGGTTTAGCATATAGCTTTGATTGCAGGCATTatggagaaacagagagatacaCAGGGGATCACAAGACAAGGAGCTAAAAGAGACTGACAGAAGAGAGTAAGCAAAGCCTGTTTCATTAACCTTCAAATCGGCATCTCACACCTTTCACCGTCTTTATTCAATTGTGCTTTTTCGCCTTCTCTCGTTGTGTCCAGCTAAGCGTCTCCTGCAACTCCGCTTGGCTTCGTCAAACTCACCGAGCTCGTGAAACCTTAGAAACCAAAGTTAAAAAGGTCTCatatttcttgttcttgtttttggttgttgtttgaaAAAGATGACAGAAGTTTGTTTACCTGCTGCATTGTTGGCAGAAACGTTGGTGAAGTCCAGAGATCCGAACAAGAGGAGCTTTGGCATGAAACTCGCAGACTTTGTGTCGTTTGTGGTACTGTTTGGCTTTGCTCACATCCGCGGTACAACTCTGGACCT is a genomic window containing:
- the LOC104749475 gene encoding protein FRIGIDA-ESSENTIAL 1-like isoform X1, which encodes MSDSDMDIDDDEVEQKVQVHTIGGESQLLHKPIQAPNPQNGNSFVHSNSSHVDVKRHSVTTPSNEQANIIKEQAFAQDNGTLSRFPAPGITPNSFFPAAGEGNEPEQKRAAHLCKFFAKGWCFNGVSCKFLHVKENSNCTSQQQPENNMAGSSYIQSDVARRISDSNEGVRVSQLIGNGVTPLHTREDLSFVNPPGSQRVFSSMSFVNPPGSQRVFPFNNEMRFMPSSENTGRESLKQTCGAPFTDNRSLVINNSNAFTLRSSFVHEHRSPISSYLKPDMGSSRPAWTGSLSSSVASVPMNEGASTVGNFEKGNNICGSRSLPTLQESQAAVSSEKGAASNTTSSKKKGSSDDWEPSEPFKASFTIPPYILPSSDALYNPFTDIENLGDRSRNASLSSKGEQARKNSRQQKDGDSGSGTQARECKNDDKSSSCSQNQHQESVARRSLEPHGVVEGVATSVVDQNDTTTPSKEISSAAAAENRVVLKRSKPAGHDAWHRSDGSSYKKTLKSDEIDGEVRSDAEIKVMRQFRTAVVETVKEMLKPLWREGRLTKDVHNMIVKKAAEKVVSAAVQFHQVPTDTGSVDQYLGLSATKIVKLVEGYVEKYGKP
- the LOC104749477 gene encoding dormancy-associated protein homolog 1 gives rise to the protein MWDETFAGPKPEHGLGRLRKKITAQPLDIKSVGEGSSSKTVLAVAGSPGTPTTPGSARKENVWRSVFHPGSNIATRGMGTDLFDKPSHPNSPTVYDWLYSDDTRSQHR
- the LOC104749475 gene encoding protein FRIGIDA-ESSENTIAL 1-like isoform X2, encoding MSDSDMDIDDDEVEQKVQVHTIGGESQLLHKPIQAPNPQNGNSFVHSNSSHVDVKRHSVTTPSNEQANIIKEQAFAQDNGTLSRFPAPGITPNSFFPAAGEGNEPEQKRAAHLCKFFAKGWCFNGVSCKFLHVKENSNCTSQQQPENNMAGSSYIQSDVARRISDSNEGVRVSQLIGNGVTPLHTREDLSFVNPPGRESLKQTCGAPFTDNRSLVINNSNAFTLRSSFVHEHRSPISSYLKPDMGSSRPAWTGSLSSSVASVPMNEGASTVGNFEKGNNICGSRSLPTLQESQAAVSSEKGAASNTTSSKKKGSSDDWEPSEPFKASFTIPPYILPSSDALYNPFTDIENLGDRSRNASLSSKGEQARKNSRQQKDGDSGSGTQARECKNDDKSSSCSQNQHQESVARRSLEPHGVVEGVATSVVDQNDTTTPSKEISSAAAAENRVVLKRSKPAGHDAWHRSDGSSYKKTLKSDEIDGEVRSDAEIKVMRQFRTAVVETVKEMLKPLWREGRLTKDVHNMIVKKAAEKVVSAAVQFHQVPTDTGSVDQYLGLSATKIVKLVEGYVEKYGKP
- the LOC104749479 gene encoding mitochondrial arginine transporter BAC1 codes for the protein MGEKKTTTKSGEGLGFYKEYVAGMNAGLATVAVGHPFDTVKVKLQKHNTEVQGIRYKNGLHCASRILQSEGVKGLYRGATSSFLGMAFESSLMFGIYSQAKLFLRGTLPDDGPRPEIIVPSAMFGGAIISFVLCPTELVKCRMQIQGTDSLVPNFRRYNSPLDCAVQTVKNEGVTGIFRGGSATLLRECTGNAVFFTVYEYLRYHIHSRLEDSKLKDGYLVDMGIGVFTGGLGGIACWSAVLPFDVAKTIIQTSPDKATERNPFKVLSSIHKRAGLKGCYAGLGPTIVRAFPANAAAIVAWEFSMKMLGIKRD
- the LOC104749478 gene encoding squamosa promoter-binding-like protein 3; translation: MSMRRSKAEGKRSLRELSEDEEEEEGEEEETEDEDTFEEEEALEKKQKGKVASSSGVCQVQSCTADVSKAKQYHKRHKVCEFHAKAPLVRISGLHQRFCQQCSRFHELGEFDEAKRSCRRRLAGHNERRRKSTIE